A single Aspergillus chevalieri M1 DNA, chromosome 3, nearly complete sequence DNA region contains:
- a CDS encoding uncharacterized protein (COG:S;~EggNog:ENOG410PMC1;~InterPro:IPR013948,IPR042511;~PFAM:PF08639;~go_process: GO:0006270 - DNA replication initiation [Evidence IEA]), with the protein MASRESPVVPESVNSLANAYALPSLKKRKTWHPPAKNLGSSSIVIRAPATSLSDDRYILDPITLLPRSRVPFSWLDPSSSTLWPVPSGSLFVADAPILENELRERVEPTVLAVRSTADGGLYVVERVKKGIYAVSRLGPWVQEGDIFVAVKGWSASAAIADEQTARCQSPVADGTVEWWEVARVEEPLVDVDSLSGKGARLDICDAFLDQEEDNVLPVESVESQTASIAAPNLERSSSTGARMPSIAMNDTQEQLDAMVPTGVDDQQSPQELLDGLRDQYLQALYISKTSLAYFAKGPQTRCRNAFQSTEPDSPKTPVGLVSFYREAILPAKKMDFKYKETIPATVRDVIFSVSDDDTAQTKKRKSRKKKKLGKNGLYPDEEDFIRAWWKDRSLSENGVAIETSREAGMKKHVADLRLRETQLQILLILETMALESALPDGRKQDGGNGEDSPDEKSKKSKSKKLQDLNVVLELHLDRLCIWHAVSFDDIAIPESIKDTEKKHLSGKKAESDAVRDFCTEVIVPFYASRLPDKCKLITRKFGVSSSTTPVKQSQAKKTPRRESESAAKRQLQQQQQQHLKHLKPRRSLQRVLTDEKSATSQGRHPLQRSKTAPSKPDSRRESMEPLLPMASANVRGGIQKAKRVENREVDLNAQARQHETKLKKVQLLADQKKELDAAINALRRPNRELVAKDIAEDADKRTTSGSGGSSRKQKNPVRNPLGQGVQVMATPKGSRKRDATFDLPPPPLPINMVRSFPGHSNERSPPPDESDAQMVPGSTVRPNSFSTASGRDMGAVQETPTRRPTKPFESPCFSKSKSTTYTSNTLFRVPNCPSSTQPTELAPSTPVSSRRIPIAQPQFNSSIAETPPRIQQQTTVPIPTPTIAEPAAARPTAVLSTPVKKGSVQETPVKKNFLAPGDSSTVPVTPEKSIYEQLGWSEEEDLGF; encoded by the exons ATGGCCTCGCGTGAATCTCCCGTTGTTCCCGAATCCGTCAATTCACTCGCCAATGCGTATGCGCTTCCATCGctgaagaagcgcaagacaTGGCATCCTCCTGCTAAAAATCTGGGGTCTTCGTCGATCGTCATCCGT GCCCCTGCGACATCACTATCCGACGACCGCTACATTCTCGACCCGatcaccctcctcccccgcTCCAGAGTCCCATTCTCCTGGCTCGATCCTTCATCTTCTACACTATGGCCCGTCCCCTCCGGTAGTCTGTTTGTGGCGGATGCCCCCATCCTCGAGAACGAGTTGCGCGAACGAGTCGAGCCTACCGTACTGGCGGTGCGATCTACGGCTGACGGAGGTCTATATGTCGTCGAGCGAGTGAAGAAGGGGATCTATGCGGTTTCGCGATTAGGCCCTTGGGTTCAGGAGGGCGATATCTTCGTTGCTGTTAAGGGATGGAGCGCTTCTGCTGCTATCGCTGATGAGCAGACGGCGCGATGCCAGTCACCTGTTGCGGATGGGACCGTTGAGTGGTGGGAAGTGGCGCGGGTTGAGGAGCCTCTCGTGGATGTCGATTCGCTTTCTGGGAAAGGGGCGAGACTCGATATTTGCGACGCATTTTTAGACCAGGAGGAGGATAATGTGTtacctgtggaatctgtggagAGCCAAACCGCTTCGATCGCTGCCCCCAATCTCGAAAGGAGCTCGAGCACCGGTGCTCGCATGCCGAGTATCGCCATGAATGATACCCAGGAGCAGCTCGACGCGATGGTACCAACGGGTGTCGATGACCAGCAATCACCCCAAGAGCTACTGGATGGCTTGAGGGATCAGTATTTGCAGGCTCTCTACATCTCCAAGACATCTTTGGCATATTTTGCCAAAGGTCCACAGACACGTTGTCGCAATGCGTTCCAATCTACTGAGCCCGACTCTCCCAAGACGCCCGTTGGTTTGGTCAGCTTCTACCGAGAAGCTATACTCCCCGCGAAGAAGATGGATTTCAAATATAAAGAAACGATACCGGCGACAGTCCGCGACGTCATTTTCAGTGTTTCTGACGACGACACGGCCCAGACAAAAAAGCGCAAGAGccgaaagaagaagaagctggggaagaatggactttaccctgatgaagaggatttcATTCGAGCATGGTGGAAGGACAGGAGCTTGTCGGAGAATGGTGTCGCGATTGAGACCTCGCGAGAAGCAGGGATGAAGAAGCATGTGGCTGATTTACGACTGCGCGAGACTCAACTGCAGATACTTCTTATACTGGAGACTATGGCTCTGGAGTCGGCTCTCCCTGACGGTAGGAAGCAAGACGGTGGAAACGGAGAAGACTCACCAGACGAGAAGTCAAAGAAATCCAAGAGCAAGAAATTACAAGATCTGAATGTGGTGCTTGAACTGCATCTTGATCGACTATGCATCTGGCACGCCGTCAGCTTTGACGATATCGCTATTCCCGAATCGATCAAGGATACGGAAAAAAAACACCTGTCTGGAAAGAAGGCCGAGAGTGACGCTGTGCGAGACTTTTGTACAGAAGTTATCGTTCCATTCTATGCGTCGCGCCTCCCGGACAAATGCAAGCTGATCACACGCAAATTTGGCGTCTCCAGCTCCACAACCCCTGTGAAACAATCCCAAGCGAAGAAGACACCGCGACGGGAATCCGAGTCCGCAGCTAAACGACAGctacaacaacagcaacagcaacatctGAAACATCTGAAACCCCGTCGTTCATTGCAACGCGTATTGACCGACGAGAAATCAGCCACCTCTCAAGGACGACACCCCCTCCAGCGGTCCAAGACGGCACCATCTAAGCCAGACAGCAGACGGGAATCCATGGAACCATTACTACCAATGGCCAGCGCGAACGTTCGGGGCGGTATACAAAAGGCCAAGCGAGTGGAAAACCGCGAAGTGGACCTCAACGCCCAAGCAAGGCAGCACGAAACGAAGCTAAAGAAGGTGCAATTGCTGGCAGACCAGAAGAAAGAACTGGACGCGGCGATCAATGCATTGCGGCGGCCCAATCGCGAATTGGTTGCCAAGGATATTGCCGAAGACGCGGACAAAAGGACAACGTCTGGTAGCGGTGGCAGTTCACGCAAACAGAAGAATCCCGTCCGGAATCCGTTAGGGCAAGGCGTGCAGGTCATGGCTACGCCCAAAGGGAGTCGGAAGAGGGATGCTACTTTCGACTTACCACCACCCCCGCTTCCCATTAACATGGTGCGGTCATTCCCTGGACATTCGAACGAACGCTCACCTCCACCCGACGAGAGTGATGCGCAAATGGTCCCTGGCTCCACGGTCCGTCCTAATTCGTTCTCGACAGCGTCTGGCAGAGACATGGGTGCTGTTCAGGAAACGCCTACCCGCCGTCCGACCAAGCCATTCGAATCTCCTTGTTTTTCCAAATCCAAGAGCACAACTTATACATCCAACACCCTCTTCCGGGTCCCTAATTGTCCATCTTCGACCCAGCCAACAGAATTGGCACCCTCGACACCCGTCTCGTCACGACGTATCCCAATCGCGCAGCCACAATTCAATTCCTCCATTGCAGAGACACCTCCTAGGATACAGCAACAAACCACTGTTCCCATTCCAACTCCTACTATTGCTGAGCCTGCTGCTGCACGGCCGACTGCTGTCCTGAGCACACCGGTAAAGAAGGGCAGTGTCCAGGAAACACCGGTTAAGAAGAACTTCCTTGCTCCTGGCGATTCGTCCACAGTACCTGTGACGCCGGAGAAATCGATCTATGAGCAATTGGGGTGgagtgaggaggaggatctTGGGTTTTAA
- the VMA5 gene encoding H(+)-transporting V1 sector ATPase subunit C (BUSCO:EOG092631MU;~COG:C;~EggNog:ENOG410PGJJ;~InterPro:IPR004907,IPR036132;~PFAM:PF03223;~go_component: GO:0033180 - proton-transporting V-type ATPase, V1 domain [Evidence IEA];~go_function: GO:0015078 - proton transmembrane transporter activity [Evidence IEA];~go_process: GO:1902600 - proton transmembrane transport [Evidence IEA]): MSNTKYLLVSLPTSITTSNHRDDALDAISTTVSPDNGSVAPFPIPEFKIGTLDALVQQADELSKLESACQGVVSKVGDALKNILDDEAQIDKMKAVNDKPVDQYLRTFSWNKVKYRADKPLGELIDLLQKEAASIDNDIRSKYSQYNQVKNNLATLQRKQTGNLSTKSLASVVDPRSVIQDSEYIETHLIAVPATQVKDFLKSYETVSSMVVPRSANLVASDDEFTLYAVTTFKRHSAEFIHKSRENKWIPRDFKYVEGGKEQEQKEVERVGGDERKLWNETLRLGRTAWSEAVMVWIHVLVLRVFVETVLRYGLPLDYVCTIIRAPTPKQADKAKRNMDDKYSYLAGNAFGRDKKGRVKRDDPGEAGGEAGGAEYTAYVYYDFEFN, encoded by the exons ATGTCCAACACCAAGTACCTCCTCGTCTCGCTCCCCACGTCTATCACAACCTCCAACCATCGCGACGATGCTCTCGACGCCATATCTACAACGGTATCACCCGATAATGGCTCAGTAGCTCCCTTCCCGATCCCCGAATTCAAAATCGGCACTCTAGATGCTCTGGTGCAGCAGGCCGATGAGCTGTCGAAGCTCGAGTCAGCCTGCCAGGGTGTCGTGAGCAAAGTGGGGGATGCATTGAAGAATATCCTGGACGATGAGGCGCAGATTGATAAGATGAAAGCTGTTAATGACA AGCCGGTTGATCAGTACTTGCGGACGTTCTCGTGGAATAAAGTGAAGTATCGCGCTGACAAGCCTCTCGGGGAATTGATTGATCTGCTACAGAAG GAAGCTGCTAGTATCGACAATGATATCCGCTCGAAATACTCCCAATACAACCAGGTCAAGAACAACCTGGCCACACTTCAACGGAAACAGAC AGGTAACCTTTCCACCAAGTCTCTCGCATCCGTAGTCGACCCTCGCAGCGTCATTCAGGATTCAGAATACATCGAAACACATCTCATCGCGGTCCCTGCAACGCAAGTCAAAGACTTCTTGAAATCATACGAGACTGTGTCGTCTATGGTCGTTCCCCGCTCCGCAAACCTGGTGGCATCTGACGATGAGTTTACGCTGTACGCGGTCACCACGTTCAAGAGACACAGCGCCGAATTTATCCACAAAAGCAGAGAAAACAAGTGGATTCCACGAGACTTCAAGTACGTGGAGGGCGGAAAGGAGCAAGAACAGAAGGAAGTTGAGCGTGTTGGCGGCGATGAGCGGAAGCTCTGGAATGAAACCCTCCGTCTGGGACGGACAGCATGGAGCGAAGCTGTGATGGTTTGGATTCATGTGCTTGTTCTCCGGGTGTTTGTGGAGACTGTTCTTCGATATGGTCTTCCTCTTGATTACGTTTGCACGATCATTCGG GCACCAACCCCGAAGCAAGCAGACAAGGCAAAACGGAACATGGACGATAAGTACTCATACCTGGCCGGTAATGCCTTCGGACGAGACAAGAAAGGCCGAGTCAAGAGGGACGACCCGGGCGAGGCAGGCGGCGAAGCCGGCGGAGCAGAGTACACAGCATATGTGTATTATGATTTTGAGTTCAATTGA